A genomic stretch from Sphingobacterium sp. ML3W includes:
- a CDS encoding 8-amino-7-oxononanoate synthase, with protein MKNFTKLDQPTARCIYLDGKEYLFFGGTSYLGLATDNEYIELFIEGLRRYGVNNGTSRNNNVQQAIFDQAEEYAAQRFGFESGLLLSSGYLATQFVVKTLSQEGELLYAPASHPSLWLDANPGIIGAFRDWCLRTVDYINQSKETSFVIVSNSLDNMTPERYDFSVFDGISATKRVTLLLDDSHGIGVLHENSSSLVERDFARGNMELIVVASLAKGLATDAGLILARQKRIAQLKKSNFYTGASPSSPASLYAFVNGEQIYRKQFEKLQANILYFASLSQGDLNSIANFPVFSSSDISLYERLMEASILVSSFTYPLPTDPLLNRIVVNAHHTREDLERIGQAIGIS; from the coding sequence ATGAAGAATTTTACAAAACTTGATCAGCCTACTGCACGATGCATCTATTTGGATGGAAAGGAATACCTTTTTTTTGGAGGAACTTCCTATTTAGGGTTGGCGACCGATAATGAATATATCGAACTTTTCATCGAAGGGTTAAGGCGTTATGGTGTTAATAATGGCACTTCTCGAAATAACAATGTTCAGCAGGCTATATTTGACCAAGCTGAGGAATATGCGGCCCAGCGATTTGGATTTGAGTCTGGATTATTGCTGTCAAGCGGTTACTTGGCGACTCAATTTGTTGTCAAAACGTTATCACAAGAGGGAGAATTGCTTTATGCGCCTGCTAGCCATCCTTCCTTGTGGCTTGACGCAAACCCTGGCATAATAGGGGCTTTTAGGGATTGGTGCTTGCGTACTGTCGATTATATCAATCAATCCAAAGAAACATCTTTTGTTATTGTTAGCAATAGCCTGGATAACATGACTCCTGAAAGATATGATTTCTCTGTCTTTGATGGAATTTCGGCAACTAAAAGGGTCACCCTTTTGTTGGATGATTCTCACGGGATCGGTGTGCTGCATGAAAATAGCAGCTCACTGGTGGAGCGTGATTTTGCAAGGGGAAATATGGAGTTGATTGTTGTTGCTTCTTTGGCAAAGGGCTTAGCGACAGACGCGGGCCTAATTTTGGCCCGCCAGAAACGGATAGCACAGCTGAAAAAATCAAACTTTTATACTGGAGCCTCCCCTAGTTCCCCCGCGAGTCTTTATGCTTTTGTAAATGGGGAGCAGATCTATCGTAAGCAATTTGAAAAATTGCAGGCAAATATTCTTTATTTCGCATCCCTTTCACAAGGGGATTTAAATAGCATTGCTAATTTCCCCGTATTTTCTTCCAGTGATATTAGTCTCTATGAAAGGCTGATGGAAGCAAGTATATTGGTCTCTAGTTTTACTTATCCCCTTCCGACAGATCCATTATTGAATAGAATTGTTGTCAATGCACACCATACTCGGGAAGATTTGGAACGTATTGGTCAAGCAATTGGCATATCTTGA
- a CDS encoding carboxypeptidase-like regulatory domain-containing protein, which yields MKLLLTILFLSTTTIFAQSILKGRVVEKNGKPIYLANVYIEGTYDGSTTDSLGNFTFETNERGVKTVKASVVGRPLYSKTIELPYKELLIIQLQGSENRLQEVSIQAGVLQANSSGKNTVMSPLDIVTTAGSMGNIISALATLPGAQVAGENGRLMVHGGDASETQTYINGIRVAQPYTASPNEVPVRGRFSPMLFKGVNFSTGGYSAEFGNALSSILALSTENTIEQPKTEISLSSVGLGLGHTLQWGKNSLTFNSSYTNLKPYSKIITPDIRWTKPYENASGELIYRHQFKKGFLNIYGAYNFENMGLYQSDINYEEPIPLKKKSNNSYANITYSQDLGNRWAFHSGVGIGYLTDKLHYSDIYLPNDEKSLHVKGTLRKTWKNSIKSIWGIEYFDNNYKEEYHRQELAYSYGYHSKMTSLFTETIFGLLPNLIGKIGLRGTTSNLQSKKTIEPRASLGYALNKYTQLSLAYGTFHQQAPSTLLKYDPHLDWLAARHYIANYFYEKGGHLLRLEAYHKTYDNLIKYNSQTARYDSQYDNNGNGKVKGFDVFYKNTSSVKNLQYWISYAYTDSKRNEANYPHTVTPSYVYKHSLFIVGKYWLAGLRSQLSLTNSIVSGRNYNDPNQTTFMNGRTKGYNNLSMSWSFLHSQQKIIHFSVSNVLGASPIYGYQYADQSNTQGTYERRAIVPTAKRFVFLGYFWTISKNEKDNQLDNL from the coding sequence ATGAAGCTGCTATTAACCATACTATTTTTAAGTACCACTACCATTTTCGCTCAATCTATTCTCAAAGGCAGGGTAGTAGAGAAAAATGGTAAACCTATCTATTTAGCCAATGTTTATATAGAAGGTACCTACGATGGGAGCACAACAGACTCGCTCGGAAATTTTACTTTTGAAACCAATGAGCGGGGTGTCAAGACAGTCAAAGCGTCCGTTGTAGGTCGTCCACTGTATAGCAAAACTATTGAATTACCATATAAGGAGCTTTTGATCATTCAATTGCAGGGTAGTGAGAATCGATTGCAAGAGGTCAGTATTCAGGCAGGGGTCCTTCAAGCCAACAGCTCAGGCAAAAACACGGTGATGAGCCCCTTGGACATCGTCACGACAGCAGGAAGCATGGGCAACATCATTAGCGCTTTGGCAACATTACCGGGAGCACAAGTTGCGGGAGAAAACGGCCGTCTCATGGTTCACGGCGGAGATGCCTCCGAAACACAGACTTACATCAATGGGATACGAGTAGCACAGCCCTATACCGCAAGCCCAAATGAAGTTCCTGTCAGGGGTCGGTTCTCACCAATGCTCTTTAAAGGCGTCAATTTTTCTACCGGAGGTTATTCTGCGGAATTTGGTAATGCCTTATCCAGCATTTTGGCACTTAGTACAGAAAACACTATTGAACAGCCCAAAACAGAAATTTCTTTATCCTCGGTAGGATTAGGTCTAGGACATACATTGCAATGGGGTAAAAACTCACTGACATTCAACAGCAGCTATACAAACTTAAAGCCCTATTCAAAAATCATTACCCCCGATATCAGATGGACCAAGCCCTATGAAAACGCTTCCGGGGAACTGATCTATCGCCACCAGTTTAAAAAAGGTTTTCTAAATATTTATGGGGCGTACAATTTTGAGAATATGGGGCTTTACCAATCCGACATCAATTACGAAGAGCCTATCCCATTGAAAAAGAAGTCCAACAATAGCTACGCCAACATCACCTATAGTCAAGACCTAGGAAATCGCTGGGCATTCCATTCAGGTGTTGGAATAGGCTATCTGACAGACAAGCTCCATTACAGTGATATTTACCTGCCCAACGACGAAAAGAGCCTCCATGTAAAAGGGACACTAAGAAAAACCTGGAAAAACAGTATAAAAAGCATTTGGGGAATAGAATATTTTGACAACAATTACAAGGAAGAATACCATCGTCAAGAACTCGCCTACAGCTATGGATATCATAGCAAAATGACTTCATTGTTTACCGAAACCATTTTTGGCCTATTACCTAACCTTATTGGAAAGATCGGCCTACGGGGCACTACATCCAATTTACAAAGCAAAAAAACAATAGAACCAAGAGCTTCCTTGGGCTACGCTTTGAACAAGTATACTCAGCTCTCGCTGGCCTATGGAACGTTTCATCAACAAGCCCCAAGTACACTATTAAAATATGATCCTCATCTGGATTGGCTAGCCGCCAGACATTATATCGCGAATTACTTTTACGAGAAGGGTGGACACCTCTTGCGTCTGGAAGCCTACCACAAAACATACGATAACCTGATAAAATACAACAGCCAAACAGCAAGGTACGACAGTCAATATGACAACAATGGCAACGGCAAGGTCAAAGGTTTTGATGTATTTTACAAAAATACCAGTAGCGTAAAGAATCTACAATACTGGATTTCATACGCATACACGGACAGCAAAAGAAATGAAGCGAACTATCCCCATACAGTTACTCCCTCTTATGTCTATAAGCATAGCCTTTTTATAGTTGGAAAATACTGGCTTGCAGGCCTTCGATCACAGCTCAGTTTGACAAATTCGATTGTCTCAGGAAGAAATTACAATGACCCGAACCAGACCACCTTTATGAATGGCCGCACCAAAGGATATAATAATCTATCCATGAGTTGGTCATTCCTCCACAGTCAGCAAAAAATTATCCATTTCTCTGTCAGTAATGTGCTTGGAGCTTCACCGATCTATGGTTATCAATATGCAGACCAGTCTAATACACAGGGCACTTATGAGCGTAGAGCAATTGTACCAACAGCTAAACGCTTTGTTTTTTTAGGTTATTTCTGGACAATAAGTAAAAATGAGAAAGACAATCAACTAGACAATCTATAA
- a CDS encoding HU family DNA-binding protein: protein MTKAEIIAEISNKTGLEKVDVQETVEAFFKVVKNAMIGGENVYVRGFGSFVVKKRAEKTARNISKNTAIIIPEHFVPSFKPAKIFVEKVKNGNK, encoded by the coding sequence ATGACTAAAGCAGAAATTATTGCAGAAATCTCTAACAAAACTGGCTTAGAGAAGGTAGATGTTCAAGAGACCGTAGAGGCGTTCTTCAAAGTTGTCAAAAACGCAATGATCGGAGGAGAAAATGTATATGTAAGAGGTTTTGGTAGCTTCGTAGTCAAAAAAAGAGCTGAGAAGACTGCAAGAAACATTTCAAAAAATACAGCAATCATTATTCCAGAGCACTTTGTTCCTAGCTTCAAGCCAGCTAAAATTTTCGTTGAGAAAGTAAAAAACGGCAATAAATAA
- a CDS encoding tetratricopeptide repeat protein: MAKTKQIIVIGAVVALVAVLFAQPIKGLVDKEKQTAAASESKPSNEVNLENISSMTKQGLDASLVKEISDIEAQVAKASGEDKIKLLQQLANKWDDVAKPAPQAFVYEEMAKVSPQFEYWLKAGNAYRAAYTNLQDSTLAQALNQNAIHAYEAALKANSSSLDAKTGLGAAMVSGTNNPMAGIALLREVVAADPKNLEANKTLGLFSLQSRQFDKAIERFKTVIDQKPDAESYFYLATGYENIGMKKEAVTAFQKSKELAADPSLSQFIDRKIGELSK, from the coding sequence ATGGCAAAAACCAAACAAATAATAGTCATAGGAGCAGTAGTAGCCTTGGTTGCTGTGCTATTTGCGCAGCCTATTAAAGGTTTGGTGGACAAAGAAAAACAAACTGCTGCAGCATCTGAATCGAAACCTTCCAATGAAGTAAACTTGGAAAATATCTCTTCGATGACAAAACAAGGTTTAGATGCTAGTTTAGTCAAAGAAATTTCCGATATTGAGGCCCAGGTTGCAAAAGCTTCCGGTGAAGATAAGATAAAGCTGTTGCAACAGTTGGCAAATAAGTGGGACGATGTCGCAAAACCAGCCCCTCAGGCATTTGTGTATGAGGAAATGGCAAAGGTTTCTCCTCAATTTGAATATTGGTTGAAAGCGGGTAATGCTTATCGTGCTGCTTATACTAATTTGCAAGATTCTACTTTGGCTCAAGCTCTTAATCAGAATGCAATTCATGCGTATGAGGCGGCGCTAAAAGCTAATTCAAGTAGTCTTGATGCAAAAACAGGATTAGGTGCCGCAATGGTATCAGGAACAAACAATCCAATGGCAGGTATTGCTTTATTGCGTGAAGTTGTTGCTGCTGATCCGAAAAACTTAGAAGCGAATAAAACTTTGGGATTGTTTTCATTACAGTCCCGTCAGTTTGACAAAGCCATCGAGCGTTTTAAGACCGTTATCGATCAAAAACCCGATGCAGAGTCATACTTTTACTTAGCCACAGGCTATGAAAATATTGGGATGAAAAAAGAGGCCGTAACTGCTTTTCAAAAAAGTAAAGAGTTGGCAGCTGATCCGTCCCTATCACAATTCATCGACCGTAAGATCGGGGAATTGAGCAAGTAA
- a CDS encoding LytTR family DNA-binding domain-containing protein, which produces MKILIIEDELPSARLLRRKLERLGYTVSATLQTVEESIEWFRSNDEPDLLFMDIQLADGISFEILEQIKPSSAIIFTTAYDEYMLRAFKQNSVDYLLKPIEDEELETAIEKFLQFRRPISPFDLATFEALFKNTTQTFKERFTIRIGQSLKVVTTQQIECIYSENKGTYLHTNENGNYLLDQTLDALTPQLSPKDFFRINRSAIVQFDAIKSIAVHSNARLKIYLKHYESDELIVSREKVSAFKNWLDK; this is translated from the coding sequence ATGAAGATATTAATCATAGAAGACGAACTTCCCTCCGCGAGATTGCTCCGAAGAAAATTGGAACGGCTCGGTTACACGGTATCAGCGACACTGCAAACCGTAGAAGAATCGATTGAATGGTTTAGGTCAAATGACGAACCCGATCTACTTTTTATGGACATTCAACTTGCTGATGGCATATCGTTTGAGATCCTCGAACAGATAAAACCTAGTTCGGCCATCATTTTCACTACAGCGTATGATGAATATATGTTACGGGCATTTAAACAAAATAGTGTTGATTACCTGTTAAAGCCGATTGAAGATGAAGAACTGGAAACTGCAATTGAAAAGTTTCTGCAGTTTAGGCGCCCAATCTCTCCATTTGATCTAGCAACTTTTGAGGCATTATTTAAAAACACCACCCAAACATTTAAGGAGCGTTTTACCATCAGGATTGGCCAGAGCCTCAAGGTTGTGACCACCCAACAGATCGAGTGCATTTACAGCGAGAACAAAGGCACCTATTTACATACTAATGAAAATGGAAATTACCTGTTAGACCAAACACTGGATGCCTTAACCCCACAATTATCGCCCAAAGATTTCTTTCGGATCAACCGAAGTGCTATTGTGCAATTTGATGCCATCAAAAGCATCGCTGTACACTCCAATGCGAGATTAAAAATATACCTCAAGCATTACGAATCTGACGAACTGATCGTTTCGAGGGAGAAAGTCTCTGCTTTCAAAAATTGGCTAGATAAATAA
- a CDS encoding CPBP family intramembrane glutamic endopeptidase: MNRTNFNLFVLFLFFGIYFVLDQLFFAKVQTKMTTLLHNRTLGHMSTYALSLPPLLIGAFLLRPKDQDTMVSKFGLNGSFLLGLSISGLETLPMFIGYAFKFSLIEQPEFNSLMINTLSAGLFEELIFRAYFFGLVYRYTRLGFIPAILSTSFVFALLHLYQSQDPMELALIFTTTFLGSVLFAWLYTEWKFNLWVPIALHILMNLAWMLFDVDDNAAGNWYANIFRFLTIAIVITYTVIRAKRVYGGLQVNRKTLWRKC, translated from the coding sequence ATGAATCGTACAAATTTCAATTTATTTGTTTTGTTTTTGTTTTTCGGAATCTATTTTGTTTTGGATCAATTATTCTTTGCAAAAGTTCAGACCAAAATGACCACCCTCCTTCACAACAGAACCTTGGGTCATATGTCAACCTATGCACTTAGCTTACCCCCCCTGCTCATAGGAGCGTTTTTACTTCGCCCAAAAGATCAGGATACCATGGTTTCTAAATTTGGTTTAAATGGATCATTCCTATTGGGGCTATCTATCAGCGGGTTGGAAACACTCCCGATGTTTATCGGGTATGCATTTAAGTTTTCTTTAATCGAGCAGCCCGAATTCAATTCTTTGATGATTAATACCCTCTCTGCGGGATTGTTTGAAGAGCTTATCTTTAGGGCTTACTTTTTTGGTCTAGTTTATCGGTACACTCGCTTGGGTTTTATTCCTGCTATTCTGTCAACTTCGTTCGTATTTGCCTTATTGCATCTATATCAAAGTCAAGATCCGATGGAATTGGCGCTCATTTTTACGACAACATTTTTAGGATCGGTATTGTTTGCCTGGTTGTATACCGAGTGGAAGTTTAATCTCTGGGTTCCGATTGCTTTACATATCTTGATGAATCTGGCTTGGATGCTCTTTGATGTCGATGATAACGCCGCAGGGAACTGGTACGCGAATATCTTCCGCTTTTTGACGATTGCGATTGTTATTACATACACAGTAATTAGGGCAAAAAGAGTGTATGGCGGTCTTCAGGTAAATCGAAAGACACTTTGGCGAAAATGCTAG
- a CDS encoding sensor histidine kinase, with the protein MKRFPFKAIIQAILASVVVSIYFLVVAKLDHKDIPLLSIILHPNMVRGLLYGFFLFLGHGYLSKWVSDKYPSSKEFGKKMIAFYSISFILTILVVFIVNAFFSGLFTPTGSKGFLQRFNHFINQQRLAYYFQLAIISWCISMIFFGFYFYKRFKDYQIKESEQEKQQITAQFESLKNQLDPHFLFNSLNVLNGLIEEDPKKASLFTTDLSRIYRYVLEHKNKSLVSLQEELTFSKAYLNLLSLRFEAGIQIDLHIHEDEISGFILPLSLQLLIENVVKHNVISLKSPLILKIYRKNDYLYVENNLQKKKGLNSNAGIGLKNIQERYALLSDRPVYIQGSADLFSVGLPIIAEIVA; encoded by the coding sequence GTGAAGAGATTTCCATTTAAAGCCATTATTCAGGCCATATTAGCAAGTGTGGTTGTCTCCATCTACTTTTTAGTTGTAGCCAAGCTCGATCATAAAGATATCCCTTTGTTATCCATTATCCTGCACCCTAATATGGTTAGAGGTTTATTGTATGGATTTTTTCTTTTCCTAGGGCATGGCTATTTATCAAAATGGGTCTCGGACAAATACCCAAGCAGTAAAGAGTTTGGAAAAAAAATGATTGCTTTTTATAGTATCAGTTTCATCTTGACCATACTAGTTGTTTTTATTGTCAATGCCTTTTTTTCCGGCCTGTTTACCCCGACCGGTTCAAAAGGTTTTCTCCAGCGCTTCAATCATTTCATTAATCAACAGCGTCTTGCTTACTACTTTCAGCTTGCGATTATCTCCTGGTGTATTTCAATGATTTTCTTTGGATTTTATTTCTACAAAAGATTCAAGGACTATCAGATTAAAGAGTCTGAGCAGGAAAAACAACAGATAACTGCCCAATTCGAATCTTTAAAAAACCAATTGGATCCACACTTTCTATTCAACAGCTTAAATGTGCTGAACGGGTTGATTGAAGAGGATCCCAAAAAGGCTAGCCTATTTACAACAGACCTGTCAAGGATATACCGCTATGTGCTTGAACACAAAAACAAGAGTCTTGTTTCCTTACAGGAAGAGCTCACATTTTCAAAAGCCTATTTGAATCTTCTGAGCCTACGGTTTGAAGCAGGTATCCAGATTGATCTACATATTCATGAAGACGAGATCAGTGGTTTTATTTTACCGCTTTCTCTTCAATTGCTCATTGAAAATGTAGTCAAGCACAATGTTATTTCGTTAAAGAGCCCACTGATCTTGAAGATTTATCGTAAAAACGATTATTTATATGTTGAGAACAATCTACAGAAAAAGAAAGGGCTCAACAGCAACGCTGGAATTGGTTTGAAAAATATCCAGGAGCGTTATGCACTACTATCCGATCGACCAGTTTACATTCAGGGGAGCGCTGATCTGTTTTCTGTGGGGCTGCCAATTATTGCCGAAATAGTAGCATGA
- a CDS encoding LytTR family DNA-binding domain-containing protein, protein MINLTLWLRQGQQVIPGIFSLRTSLRYAFLLGVSCYLFLIIFQPFGTYNFEDSSKYLLLAGYGGIFAFSYLLISAFLSNGKEWTVRKEYLRMLLVYISASMLNFLYNSSIVSQVPMQWINLLYMGLYTLSLYVPIGLIYFLTITYTNRAKTTVPVANSASLKSAPSVSVQASLSEQSNNISQNPTSPRPKCLTDQFTVISEYNTIVSLPNGSQRIDFGRQDFIFAKSMDNYCIVYFYEGKKVKKEIVRITLGKLAELLTGANIHRCHRSYLVNLDKVLSKEGNAQGFVLRFGDMDEYALVSRSMLHSVKSYLLN, encoded by the coding sequence ATCGCTGCGTTATGCTTTTTTGCTGGGAGTATCCTGTTATCTTTTTTTAATTATTTTTCAACCTTTTGGAACTTACAATTTCGAAGATTCTAGCAAGTACCTACTATTAGCCGGCTATGGAGGTATTTTCGCTTTTTCTTACCTATTAATTTCTGCCTTCCTGTCCAATGGGAAGGAATGGACGGTAAGAAAAGAATACCTACGTATGCTGTTGGTGTATATATCAGCTTCAATGTTGAATTTTTTATACAATAGTAGTATTGTTAGTCAGGTACCCATGCAATGGATTAACTTGCTATATATGGGGCTTTATACCCTATCACTCTATGTGCCAATTGGGCTGATCTATTTTTTAACAATCACATATACGAATAGGGCTAAAACGACTGTGCCCGTCGCGAACTCAGCTTCTCTGAAATCAGCACCTTCGGTTTCGGTACAGGCGAGCTTATCTGAACAATCCAACAACATCTCCCAAAATCCCACTTCTCCGAGACCGAAGTGTTTAACGGATCAGTTTACTGTTATTTCCGAATATAATACTATTGTTAGTCTTCCTAATGGGAGTCAAAGGATAGATTTTGGGAGGCAAGATTTTATATTTGCCAAATCCATGGATAATTATTGCATAGTCTATTTTTACGAAGGTAAAAAGGTGAAAAAGGAGATCGTGCGTATTACGCTAGGGAAGCTAGCCGAGCTGCTGACGGGTGCAAACATCCACCGCTGCCATAGATCATATCTGGTTAACCTTGATAAGGTACTGAGCAAAGAGGGCAATGCGCAAGGATTTGTATTGCGTTTCGGAGATATGGACGAGTATGCTTTGGTATCCCGTTCGATGCTTCATTCGGTAAAATCCTACTTACTGAACTAA
- a CDS encoding SH3 domain-containing protein produces MKRLLFLLLCILVGGTISMGISGCGDGAKKTDTQKGDSTQVDSVTVKNTAVTEKFPPLPINYDQTKVLKNLYVIDRAGVVLRQGADESAPTLGKYPYGTKLDVIGEEGEWIAVMDRVQRDYKGANGEANDVTRWEKVYVAKSKLGKQDKITISPKDLNIIVSQTVNGKESYYEKGHPLDKYLLVELIDEQTFLAARNTAKNYMIKDTLSYTKNGKILELPLENGKKLTFTDKDIDNELESMYSYMGHYDFLNAFAVAGNYWESADVRLFDRKDGHLIVECGDYPFFSADKKYLMAFHADPYESTGDLQLFHVKQGKVIPMISVSFKEWMPTWKEELLFWGKDGHIYTAANHINGYWGEEGALSERSQFIRIKLLEH; encoded by the coding sequence ATGAAAAGACTGCTATTTTTACTCCTGTGTATACTAGTCGGTGGGACTATTTCCATGGGAATCTCAGGCTGTGGTGACGGAGCGAAAAAGACGGATACCCAAAAGGGAGATTCTACTCAGGTGGATTCGGTTACGGTCAAGAATACTGCCGTAACGGAGAAATTTCCTCCATTGCCGATCAACTATGATCAGACAAAGGTATTGAAAAACCTCTATGTGATTGACCGTGCTGGTGTGGTGTTGCGTCAGGGGGCGGACGAAAGTGCTCCGACACTTGGAAAGTATCCTTATGGTACAAAACTGGATGTAATCGGTGAGGAAGGAGAGTGGATTGCTGTGATGGATCGTGTTCAACGGGATTATAAAGGGGCTAACGGTGAAGCTAATGATGTAACACGATGGGAAAAAGTATATGTGGCCAAATCTAAATTGGGCAAGCAGGATAAAATCACAATATCGCCCAAGGATTTAAATATCATTGTCTCACAGACGGTGAACGGAAAAGAAAGCTATTACGAAAAAGGGCATCCATTGGATAAATATCTTCTTGTGGAATTAATAGATGAACAGACTTTTTTAGCGGCCCGAAATACGGCAAAAAATTATATGATCAAGGATACACTGTCCTATACTAAAAACGGCAAGATCCTGGAGTTGCCGCTAGAAAATGGGAAAAAGCTGACTTTTACAGATAAAGATATTGACAATGAGTTGGAATCTATGTATTCGTACATGGGGCATTACGATTTCCTGAATGCCTTTGCTGTTGCGGGAAACTATTGGGAAAGTGCTGATGTACGCCTTTTTGACCGAAAGGACGGTCATCTTATCGTGGAATGTGGTGATTATCCATTCTTTTCTGCTGACAAAAAATACTTGATGGCTTTCCATGCTGATCCCTATGAATCGACAGGTGACCTGCAACTCTTCCACGTGAAACAAGGGAAAGTAATACCGATGATTTCGGTAAGTTTTAAAGAATGGATGCCGACGTGGAAAGAGGAACTGCTATTTTGGGGTAAAGATGGACATATATATACCGCGGCAAACCATATAAATGGTTATTGGGGAGAAGAAGGTGCCCTGAGTGAAAGGTCTCAATTTATCAGAATTAAGCTGCTTGAACATTAA
- a CDS encoding D-2-hydroxyacid dehydrogenase family protein, which translates to MRITILDDYQDAVRQLDCFKILDGHDVQILKQSYIDPALLAEKLENTEALVLIRERTKISADLLNRLPTLQLISQTGKISNHLDLESCTAYQVAVAESMGSPIAPAELTWLLIMSGLRKLPQAITAMKAGQWQTNIGQAVAGKTIGIWSYGKIGRRVAQYAKAFGAEVIVWGSESSREEAVKDGFLAASSKSDFFHFADVVSLHLRLVPETRGIVKLEDLRSMKPSALFVNTSRAELVEQNALLDALKSGTPGAAAVDVYETEPITDSNYPLLQMPNVICTPHLGYVEENGYEQLFKLAFENIVAFAQGAPQHIANPEVLED; encoded by the coding sequence ATGCGAATTACCATTTTAGATGACTATCAAGATGCTGTCCGACAGTTGGATTGTTTCAAAATACTTGATGGTCACGATGTTCAGATATTGAAACAATCCTATATAGATCCGGCTCTTCTGGCCGAAAAGCTTGAAAATACAGAGGCGTTGGTGTTGATTAGAGAACGAACGAAAATCTCTGCTGATCTGCTCAATAGGCTTCCAACTCTCCAGCTTATCAGTCAAACCGGTAAAATTTCCAACCACCTTGATCTGGAGAGCTGTACTGCTTATCAGGTTGCTGTCGCAGAAAGTATGGGATCGCCGATTGCACCTGCCGAGCTTACCTGGTTATTAATTATGAGTGGTTTACGGAAGCTGCCGCAAGCGATTACAGCGATGAAAGCGGGGCAATGGCAGACGAATATTGGCCAAGCTGTGGCCGGGAAGACGATAGGTATATGGAGCTACGGAAAGATCGGGCGCCGGGTTGCGCAGTATGCCAAGGCCTTTGGTGCGGAGGTGATTGTGTGGGGTAGCGAAAGTTCCCGGGAAGAGGCAGTGAAAGACGGATTCTTAGCCGCGTCTAGTAAGTCGGATTTCTTTCATTTTGCTGATGTCGTATCATTACATCTAAGATTGGTTCCGGAAACCCGGGGTATAGTAAAGTTGGAAGATCTACGTTCCATGAAACCATCCGCGCTATTCGTAAATACTTCGCGTGCGGAATTGGTTGAACAAAATGCACTTCTGGATGCTTTGAAAAGCGGAACTCCTGGCGCTGCAGCAGTGGACGTTTACGAGACAGAGCCTATTACAGACTCCAATTATCCATTGTTGCAGATGCCGAATGTGATTTGCACACCCCATTTGGGCTACGTTGAAGAAAATGGCTACGAGCAGCTATTTAAGTTGGCTTTTGAGAATATTGTTGCTTTCGCACAAGGAGCCCCACAGCATATTGCCAATCCGGAGGTGTTGGAGGACTAA